A stretch of DNA from Gimesia chilikensis:
TTGGTCTTCGTATCAATGGCGAAGACAACCCCCGAGCCATCGATCACGAAGACTTTGTTGTGGCTGACGACCGGCGAGGTAAACAGGGCATCGGTCAGAGGGATTGCGGCTGTGATAGAGAGAGGCGTTTCAATTTTACGATCAGCGACATTGCCAGAGTGGGTGGGAGTCCCTTTCAGCTGCAGCCAGTCTTCGGCCTGAAGCGCGGTTGTCGTGCAGACGATCAGCACCAGGCAGATACGAAGCGGAAGTAGACAACAGCTGGCGGCGGCTCTTATCATTTTCAGTCTTTCTCAGGCTGCAACAATGAGGATCACGGGGGGGACTCACGGGGCAAACTGTCGGCAAGTTAACTGATAACACGGGTCTGGCTGGTCATTCAGGTAGGATTTGGTAACGCGTTTTGCCAGACGATCTGTATTCGATCATAGGCAGGAAAAATCAGGGAGTCTACAATTTTTCTTCAAATTCAGCAGATTTCTGAATGTTCTTTACAAGGCAAAAAAAACGGCTTCCCGAGAGGAAGCCGTTTGCTGGTTTCAGTTGGAAGGCCCTGATTTAGAGCAGTTTCAGTACCGGATCGCCATCGTGGGCCACCTTGAAGGGGCGACCGTTGGGGGAGAAAATTTCCTTGTCGATGGGAAGTCCCAGGGCAGTGGCGATGGTGGCATTGAAGTCAGCCGGAAGTACGCCGTCCGTTTCGACACTTTGTCCACCTTTATCCGACTTACCGTAGAACTGACCACCCTTGATGCCGCCACCCATCAGGGCTGCTGAGAAGACACCGGGGTGATGGTCACGGCCGGCATTCTGGTTGATTACCGGGGTTCGACCGAATTCGGTGGTGAGCACGACGAGGGTCTCGTCGAGCAGGCCGCGGTCGGAGAGATCCTGAAGCAGGTTCCCGAGTGCTTTATCAAGGATACCTGTCTTGTTGGGCAGGATGTTATCATCATAAATGTCGCGGTGCATGTCCCAGCCACCGAAGGTGACTTCAACACAGCGGACATTGTTTTCCACGAGACGACGGGCCAGCATACAACCCTGTCCAAAGGAGTTGCGACCATAGCGGTCCCGGTCTTCGGCTTTTTCTTCATTCAGGTCGAATGCTTTCAGCTCATCGCTGGACAGCAGGTTCGTTGCCTGAGAATAGAAGTCGGTGTAGGCGACTACGCTCTCGTTTTTGAACTTCTTCTGAAACTTCTGATCGAATTTGTTGATCAGGTTCATGCGTTTTTCGAAGGAGTTATCCGAGAGATAAGAAGGAGCGTCGGTATTTTCCAGCCCCCGGTTGGGATCGCCAATCGGCAGCGGGCTGAAAGAAGGATCGAAGAAACCGGCGCTGGGGTGCCGAGCGGGCGAACTGATGAGTACGGTATCCGGCAGGTTCTTGTTTTGTCGGCCATTGAATTTCTGAATCCAGGGACCCATGCTGGGGTGCCGGGTCGAAGCGATTTCCTTGTAGCTGGTCCGCATCAGGTATTCTCCGGGGCCATGGGCACCGGTTTCTGTGTACATGGAATTGATGACGGCCATCTTGTCGAAATTTTCTGCCAGGGTCGGCAGGTGTTCGGAAATCTGGGCACCGGCTACGTTGGTTTTGATTCCCTTGGTTTCTCCCTGGTTCTTGTGACCCGGTTTCAGGTCGAAAGTATCCAGGTGAGTCATGGCGCCAGCCATGTAGAGATAGATCAGGCGTTTGGCTTTGCCACCTTTACCCTGAGTCTTGTCACCTTTTTTCTTGGCGGGAGCTGCGTTTACGATGTTATTAAACATCGGAAGCACGCTGACTCCCAGTGCGGATTTGGCCGCGTATTCAAGAAACTGCCGACGTCCCTGTCCATCCAGTTTTGAGAGTAAGTCTCGCATAAGTATGCCTTTGATTTAATTAAAATTTGATTTTGTATTGAGTCAAAGCCGCACCAGGCTGTGCTGGCGCGGCTGAAGTTTTTATTGAATGAACAGGAACTCGCGAGTATTCACGAGTGCCCAGATCACGTTTCCGTAACCGGCGGCGCCGTTGGTTTCGATTTCCTCCATCGCGAGTTTGAGTTCATCGCTGTCGGGGTAACGATTCAGAATCGTCATGAAGACCACTTCGATCCCTTCCTTGAGCGATTTCGACTCAATCACGTTGTTGTAAATCGTAGAGCCTTTTTCGAGCATCATGTGGGTCACGGGACCGTTGAACATGAACAGGACTTGTGGTACCGAACCGCCATCGGAGGAAGCTGAAATCAGTTCGCGATCCGACTGACCGAACGTACGCAGGAAGTGGCTGGGAGAGACGGGGGACGGCAGCTCCGAGGCCCGTGCCAGCAACTGACCTTTGTACTTGTACTTCTTTTCCCGTTTGTAGCGGGTGCGGTCAATCTCTTCCCGTTTCTGTTCATCTGCGTCGAGGACTTCCCGGGCAGAAGCCTTGTTCAGATCGACAGAAATGATTTCCGTTTCCATTTCCGCAGGCAGTTCGCGGTATTCTTCCGGTTTGACGACAGCCAGGGTCAGGAAGGAATCCCAGGCCTGCTCTGCAGTCATCCGACGCAGTACCGGGCCGGGGAAATGGTAGTACTCGCTGAGCGGTACGTCTTCCGTGGAAGCCTGCCGCTGATAGGTTTTCGTATTGTACAGAATTCGCAGGTACTCTTTCATGTCGAAGTTGAGTCGTTTCATCTCAGCTTCGAGATGCTTCATCAGTTCGGGGTTCTCTGCGACGGTATCGTCCATCATGTCATCGACGGGTTCGATCTGTCCGCGTCCAAAGGCCTGTTTCCAGAGCCGGTTGGCAATGGTCTTAGCGAAACGTGGATTGTTCTTGGAAACCATCCAGCGGGCGAAGGCCTCGCGGGGTGTTTCTCCCGGTTTCACAACAACAGCTTCACCGAAGATCGTTTTCGGCTCAACAACCGATTTTGGTTTGGCATCGCTGTAGGCGTAGTCGTGTGGCAGACGAATCTTGCGATTGGCCTGGTCGTTCACGACCATCATATTGACCCGGATCATACGGTTGAATCGTCCCTGATTGCGGCGGCGATCCTTTTCATCCTGATCAAGGTCCTGATATTCTTGACGGAGACGACGATTCGGGTCGCCTTCCATGTAGTAGCGTTTATCA
This window harbors:
- a CDS encoding DUF1501 domain-containing protein, coding for MRDLLSKLDGQGRRQFLEYAAKSALGVSVLPMFNNIVNAAPAKKKGDKTQGKGGKAKRLIYLYMAGAMTHLDTFDLKPGHKNQGETKGIKTNVAGAQISEHLPTLAENFDKMAVINSMYTETGAHGPGEYLMRTSYKEIASTRHPSMGPWIQKFNGRQNKNLPDTVLISSPARHPSAGFFDPSFSPLPIGDPNRGLENTDAPSYLSDNSFEKRMNLINKFDQKFQKKFKNESVVAYTDFYSQATNLLSSDELKAFDLNEEKAEDRDRYGRNSFGQGCMLARRLVENNVRCVEVTFGGWDMHRDIYDDNILPNKTGILDKALGNLLQDLSDRGLLDETLVVLTTEFGRTPVINQNAGRDHHPGVFSAALMGGGIKGGQFYGKSDKGGQSVETDGVLPADFNATIATALGLPIDKEIFSPNGRPFKVAHDGDPVLKLL
- a CDS encoding DUF1549 and DUF1553 domain-containing protein, translated to MSGEQVRNRAGFAWYGKLSASCLVVLAVLVVTSLPDSEAAPRRKPVRKKPAEKKEEPLPPRFMVKSKPVDPVKQASALRSAEEIDRLVEANYKKYNVKPNPMTDDAQFLRRIYLDITGTIPTYRETKYFLASRHPDKRQRLIDRLLDSDGYASHYYNYWADVLRYTDRLNNNVDGAPYRQWIKQSLAENKPWDKMVSEMITAEGLIWENPATGYMQRDSGMPLDNMNNTVRIFLGTRIGCAQCHDHPFDRWKQKEFYEMAAFTFGTSTRASGGDKRYYMEGDPNRRLRQEYQDLDQDEKDRRRNQGRFNRMIRVNMMVVNDQANRKIRLPHDYAYSDAKPKSVVEPKTIFGEAVVVKPGETPREAFARWMVSKNNPRFAKTIANRLWKQAFGRGQIEPVDDMMDDTVAENPELMKHLEAEMKRLNFDMKEYLRILYNTKTYQRQASTEDVPLSEYYHFPGPVLRRMTAEQAWDSFLTLAVVKPEEYRELPAEMETEIISVDLNKASAREVLDADEQKREEIDRTRYKREKKYKYKGQLLARASELPSPVSPSHFLRTFGQSDRELISASSDGGSVPQVLFMFNGPVTHMMLEKGSTIYNNVIESKSLKEGIEVVFMTILNRYPDSDELKLAMEEIETNGAAGYGNVIWALVNTREFLFIQ